Proteins encoded together in one Microbacterium oxydans window:
- a CDS encoding Na+/H+ antiporter subunit A: MLLLLAVFLLGSLLMPVLVRWLGAQAFAIAALVPAAAFVHALVMTPQVLDGPVPFETYEWIPQLGISLSMNMDVLGWVLTLIVTGVGALVLLYCRWYFYEDTVGIGQFAGVLLGFAGAMYGLVLTDDLVMLVMFWEVTSILSYLLIGHYRRRAASRRAALQALLVTTLGGLVMFVGVVLLVVDAGTSSIREILEIAPTGPIVEAAIVMLLVGAISKSALFPFHFWLPGAMAAPTPVSAYLHAAAMVKAGIYLIARFAPIFAFSATWRPIVITLGILTMLLGGIQALRETDLKRILAFGTVSQLGFFAVVVGYGTQATALAGLALVIGHALFKSALFLIVGVIDRQLSTRDINELSGVGRQAPVMATAAFISVASMAGIAPTIGFVAKESTLTALLDDAIGGSPWGLVALIGIILGSMLTAAYGVRFLWGAFWKKRDESGQQLPDTAWPDPPVGFLSAPIILAGVTLAAGIGAPALDVALHGYAVTATPGLDHAGAAVEGPGHLALWHGFEPALGISILSILLGIGLFLLTRRTGWDRKARMLRFTAADVYYLVMRGVDRLSVLSTTLTQRGSLPVYVGTIFVVFVAAEVTALIASDIDRYNLSLWHTPAQIVVAPIMAAAGIFAIRAQKRYTGVVLVSVTGLGMVVLFATSGAPDLALTQILVETVTMVTFALVLRRLPARMGEHNASVGRIPRALLAIGVGVTMAFVAVVATQSRIADPISEAFPTLAYEIGHGKNVVNVALVDLRGWDTMGELSVLVLAATGVASLVFVTHRADLLAATKNLPRATRKAARSRPLVETTEGIRFQTTENESSPRAWLVGGQKMKPENRSILLEVIVRILFHTIIVVSIFLLFSGHNLPGGGFAGGLVAGMALVMRYIAGGRWELGAAAPTDAGRLLGTGLILAVGTAVVPLLFGLAPLTSSFWEWEIPGIGHMEFVTSTIFDVGVYLVVIGLVLDVLRSLGAEVDRQAALRTTPGPEGFLSRGGGNS; this comes from the coding sequence ATGCTGTTGCTCCTCGCCGTGTTCCTGCTCGGGTCGCTGTTGATGCCCGTTCTGGTGCGTTGGCTCGGGGCCCAGGCATTCGCGATCGCGGCCCTCGTGCCGGCGGCCGCCTTCGTGCACGCGCTCGTCATGACGCCGCAGGTGCTCGACGGACCGGTGCCGTTCGAGACCTACGAGTGGATTCCGCAGCTGGGGATCAGCCTGTCCATGAACATGGATGTGCTCGGCTGGGTGCTCACGCTGATCGTCACCGGTGTCGGCGCCCTGGTGCTGCTCTACTGCCGCTGGTACTTCTACGAGGACACCGTGGGGATCGGGCAGTTCGCCGGCGTCCTCCTCGGCTTCGCGGGAGCCATGTACGGACTCGTGCTCACCGACGACCTGGTGATGCTCGTCATGTTCTGGGAGGTGACGAGCATCCTCTCGTACCTCCTGATCGGCCACTACCGCCGCCGTGCGGCCAGCCGTCGTGCCGCTCTGCAGGCCCTGCTGGTTACCACACTCGGCGGCCTCGTGATGTTCGTCGGCGTCGTGCTGCTGGTCGTCGATGCCGGCACGTCCAGCATCCGCGAGATCCTCGAGATCGCACCCACCGGGCCGATCGTCGAGGCGGCGATCGTCATGCTCCTCGTCGGCGCGATCAGCAAGTCGGCGCTGTTCCCGTTCCACTTCTGGCTCCCCGGCGCGATGGCTGCGCCGACACCGGTGAGCGCGTATCTGCACGCGGCCGCCATGGTGAAGGCCGGCATCTACCTCATCGCCCGCTTCGCCCCGATCTTCGCGTTCAGTGCTACCTGGCGGCCCATCGTCATCACGCTCGGCATCCTCACGATGCTGCTCGGCGGCATCCAGGCGCTGCGCGAGACCGACCTCAAGCGCATCCTCGCGTTCGGCACGGTCAGCCAGCTGGGCTTCTTCGCCGTGGTCGTCGGATACGGCACGCAGGCGACGGCGCTCGCCGGTCTCGCCCTGGTCATCGGGCACGCGCTGTTCAAGTCCGCGCTGTTCCTCATCGTCGGCGTCATCGACCGCCAACTGTCCACCCGTGACATCAACGAGCTGTCCGGCGTGGGGCGGCAGGCACCGGTCATGGCCACGGCGGCATTCATCTCCGTCGCCTCCATGGCGGGTATCGCTCCGACCATCGGCTTCGTGGCGAAGGAGTCGACCCTCACGGCCCTCCTCGACGACGCGATCGGCGGCTCCCCGTGGGGCCTCGTCGCGCTCATCGGCATCATCCTCGGATCCATGCTCACTGCGGCATATGGCGTCCGCTTCCTCTGGGGCGCGTTCTGGAAGAAGCGCGACGAGTCGGGGCAGCAGCTCCCCGACACCGCGTGGCCCGACCCGCCCGTCGGCTTCCTGTCCGCGCCGATCATCCTCGCCGGCGTCACACTCGCCGCCGGCATCGGAGCTCCCGCGCTCGACGTCGCCCTGCACGGCTACGCGGTCACGGCGACGCCGGGGCTCGACCACGCGGGCGCCGCCGTCGAGGGCCCGGGGCACCTCGCGCTCTGGCACGGCTTCGAGCCCGCGCTCGGCATCTCGATCCTCTCGATCCTCCTCGGCATCGGGCTCTTCCTCCTCACCCGTCGCACCGGCTGGGACCGCAAGGCCCGCATGCTGCGCTTCACCGCGGCCGACGTGTACTACCTGGTGATGCGCGGCGTCGACCGGCTTTCGGTCCTCAGCACGACCCTCACGCAGCGCGGTTCGCTGCCGGTCTACGTGGGCACGATCTTCGTCGTGTTCGTCGCCGCCGAGGTCACGGCCCTGATCGCGAGCGACATCGACCGGTACAACCTCTCCCTCTGGCACACCCCTGCCCAGATCGTCGTGGCGCCGATCATGGCGGCGGCCGGCATCTTCGCCATCCGCGCGCAGAAGCGGTACACCGGCGTGGTGCTGGTCTCGGTCACCGGCCTCGGCATGGTGGTGCTGTTCGCGACCAGCGGCGCCCCCGACCTCGCGCTCACCCAGATCCTGGTCGAGACGGTCACCATGGTCACCTTCGCACTCGTGCTGCGGCGGCTTCCCGCGCGCATGGGCGAGCACAACGCCTCGGTGGGCCGGATCCCCCGTGCCCTGCTGGCGATCGGCGTGGGTGTGACCATGGCCTTCGTCGCGGTCGTCGCCACCCAGTCCCGCATCGCCGATCCGATCTCCGAGGCGTTCCCGACGCTCGCGTACGAGATCGGTCACGGCAAGAACGTCGTCAACGTCGCGCTGGTCGATCTGCGTGGCTGGGACACCATGGGCGAGCTCTCCGTGCTCGTGCTCGCCGCGACCGGCGTGGCCTCCCTCGTGTTCGTCACCCACCGCGCCGACCTGCTCGCCGCCACCAAGAACCTGCCGCGGGCGACGCGCAAGGCCGCCCGCAGCCGTCCGCTGGTCGAGACCACCGAGGGCATCCGCTTCCAGACCACCGAGAACGAGAGCAGCCCGCGCGCCTGGCTCGTCGGCGGTCAGAAGATGAAACCGGAGAACCGGTCGATCCTGCTCGAGGTCATCGTCCGCATCCTGTTCCACACGATCATCGTGGTGTCGATCTTCCTGCTGTTCTCCGGCCACAACCTCCCCGGCGGCGGCTTCGCGGGCGGGCTCGTCGCGGGCATGGCCCTGGTCATGCGCTACATCGCGGGCGGTCGCTGGGAGCTGGGCGCCGCCGCGCCGACGGATGCCGGTCGACTGCTCGGCACCGGCCTCATCCTCGCCGTGGGCACCGCGGTCGTCCCGCTGCTGTTCGGTCTCGCGCCGCTGACCAGCTCGTTCTGGGAGTGGGAGATCCCCGGCATCGGGCACATGGAGTTCGTCACCTCGACCATCTTCGACGTGGGCGTGTACCTCGTCGTCATCGGCCTGGTCCTCGACGTGCTGCGCAGCCTCGGCGCCGAGGTCGACCGTCAGGCCGCCCTGCGCACGACGCCGGGTCCTGAGGGCTTCCTCTCGCGGGGCGGAGGGAACAGCTGA
- a CDS encoding Na(+)/H(+) antiporter subunit C: MDVSLTLIVIMAVLFACGVYAMLERSLTRVLIGFLLLGNATNLLLLIVMGVPGNAPFFGTEGEMSDPLPQALTLTAIVITFAVSAFLLALIYRSWQLGQADTVEDDEADIALRERTDADEDLMDDESETDDDEATTDFVGVQTAPITVLHMRDHPAIHDDAPFDAPTGWGSEPTSRSAEGDQARPDEPHDRDEEEDRP; this comes from the coding sequence ATGGACGTCTCCCTCACCCTGATCGTCATCATGGCCGTGCTCTTCGCGTGCGGCGTGTACGCGATGCTGGAGCGCAGCCTGACCCGCGTGCTGATCGGCTTCCTGCTGCTCGGTAACGCCACGAACCTGCTGCTGCTGATCGTGATGGGCGTGCCGGGCAACGCGCCGTTCTTCGGCACCGAGGGCGAGATGAGCGACCCGCTCCCGCAGGCTCTCACGCTCACCGCGATCGTGATCACCTTCGCGGTCTCGGCGTTCCTCCTCGCGCTGATCTACCGCTCCTGGCAGCTGGGCCAGGCCGACACCGTCGAGGACGACGAGGCCGACATCGCGCTCCGCGAGCGCACCGACGCCGACGAAGACCTCATGGACGACGAGTCCGAGACCGACGACGACGAGGCGACCACCGACTTCGTCGGGGTGCAGACGGCGCCGATCACGGTGCTGCACATGCGCGACCACCCCGCCATCCACGACGACGCTCCGTTCGACGCCCCCACCGGCTGGGGGAGCGAACCCACCTCGCGCTCAGCCGAGGGCGACCAGGCGCGCCCCGATGAACCCCACGACCGTGACGAAGAGGAGGACAGGCCATGA
- a CDS encoding Na+/H+ antiporter subunit D produces MTALVPLLVGLPLLGAAITLVFGRNPRLQVVVTVATLAAVSVIAAILLVVVDSGDPLAVSVGGWPVPFGIVLYVDRLAALLVLVSSIVLLAVLLFSIGQGAADGTDETPISIFNPSYLILAAGIFNAFIAGDLFNLYVGFEILLVASYVLITLGSTESRIRTGAVYIVVSLVSSILFLASIAMIYGALGTVNMAQIAERMSELPQETQLVLHLMLVVAFGIKAAIFPVSFWLPDSYPTAPAPVTAVFAGLLTKVGVYALIRTETQLFASNSIDTLLLIIALATMIVGVLGAVAQAELKRILSFTLVSHVGYMIFGLAIATPAAIGATVYYIVHHIVVQTTLFLAVGLVERRAGSTSILRVKGLLKVAPVIAVLYFVPAINLGGLPPFSGFIGKFALFEAAASVGTPLMIVLIFGGIITSLLTLYALMRAWNLAFWREEEDSTETEGRISYLGNAPAADEQQETRRIPKIMTVATGGMVAVTLALTIFAGPLYALCDRIGAALLQPVSLVQLEEEVG; encoded by the coding sequence ATGACCGCCCTCGTCCCCCTCCTCGTCGGACTGCCGCTCCTCGGTGCCGCGATCACCCTCGTCTTCGGACGCAACCCGCGGCTCCAGGTCGTCGTCACGGTGGCCACCCTCGCCGCGGTCTCGGTCATCGCCGCCATCCTGCTGGTCGTCGTGGACTCCGGCGATCCGCTGGCCGTCTCGGTCGGCGGATGGCCCGTCCCGTTCGGCATCGTGCTGTACGTCGACAGGCTCGCCGCGCTCCTGGTGCTCGTATCGAGCATCGTGCTGCTCGCCGTCCTCCTCTTCTCGATCGGTCAGGGCGCCGCGGACGGCACGGACGAGACCCCGATCTCGATCTTCAACCCCTCGTACCTGATCCTCGCGGCCGGCATCTTCAACGCCTTCATCGCGGGCGACCTCTTCAACCTCTACGTCGGGTTCGAGATCCTGCTCGTCGCGTCCTACGTGCTGATCACGCTGGGCAGCACCGAGTCGCGCATCCGCACCGGCGCGGTGTACATCGTCGTCTCGCTCGTCTCGTCGATCCTGTTCCTCGCGTCGATCGCGATGATCTACGGCGCGCTCGGCACGGTCAACATGGCGCAGATCGCCGAGCGCATGTCCGAGCTCCCGCAGGAGACGCAGCTGGTGCTGCACCTGATGCTCGTGGTCGCCTTCGGCATCAAGGCGGCCATCTTCCCGGTGTCGTTCTGGCTGCCCGACTCGTACCCGACCGCGCCGGCCCCGGTCACCGCGGTGTTCGCCGGGTTGCTGACCAAGGTCGGCGTCTACGCGCTGATCCGCACCGAGACGCAGCTCTTCGCATCGAACAGCATCGACACGCTGCTGCTGATCATCGCGCTCGCGACCATGATCGTCGGGGTGCTCGGCGCGGTCGCGCAGGCGGAGCTCAAACGAATCCTGTCGTTCACCCTGGTCAGCCATGTCGGCTACATGATCTTCGGTCTCGCGATAGCGACCCCCGCGGCCATCGGCGCGACGGTGTACTACATCGTCCACCACATCGTCGTGCAGACGACGCTGTTCCTCGCCGTCGGGCTCGTGGAACGTCGAGCGGGCAGCACCTCGATCCTGCGTGTGAAGGGCCTGCTGAAGGTCGCGCCCGTCATCGCCGTCCTCTACTTCGTTCCGGCGATCAACCTCGGTGGCCTGCCGCCGTTCTCGGGGTTCATCGGCAAGTTCGCGCTGTTCGAGGCCGCGGCGTCCGTGGGCACCCCGCTCATGATCGTGCTGATCTTCGGCGGCATCATCACCTCGCTGCTCACGCTCTACGCCCTCATGCGCGCCTGGAACCTCGCGTTCTGGCGTGAGGAGGAGGACTCGACCGAGACCGAGGGTCGCATCTCCTACCTCGGCAACGCTCCGGCCGCCGACGAGCAGCAGGAGACCCGCCGCATCCCGAAGATCATGACGGTCGCGACCGGCGGGATGGTCGCGGTCACGCTGGCGCTGACGATCTTCGCCGGCCCGCTCTACGCGCTCTGCGACCGCATCGGCGCCGCCCTGCTGCAGCCCGTGAGCCTGGTGCAGCTGGAAGAGGAGGTGGGCTGA
- a CDS encoding Na+/H+ antiporter subunit E: MGRDTKRHLWRDIRVQLPFLAWLVVLWMLLWAQFTVLSFLTGLVVAIFVTRVFRLPTVALSGRVNLWYAALFVVQFLWAVLSGALSVTVQVFDFRRQPGTAIIAVPLRYADDLVMTHVAVVSSLIPGSLVVETDRDRRILYLHVIGVRNRADVEKQRAGVLTWERRVVRALGDPAQYRALKADQRAGLGSMKGGAR, translated from the coding sequence ATGGGTCGCGACACCAAGCGCCACCTCTGGCGGGACATCCGGGTGCAGCTGCCGTTCCTCGCATGGCTCGTCGTGCTCTGGATGCTGCTGTGGGCGCAGTTCACCGTGCTGTCGTTCCTCACCGGTCTCGTCGTCGCGATCTTCGTGACCCGCGTCTTCCGCCTGCCGACGGTCGCGCTCTCCGGTCGCGTGAACCTCTGGTACGCCGCGCTCTTCGTCGTGCAGTTCCTGTGGGCGGTGCTCAGCGGTGCGCTCTCGGTCACCGTGCAGGTCTTCGACTTCCGCCGGCAGCCGGGCACGGCCATCATCGCGGTGCCGCTGCGCTACGCCGATGACCTGGTGATGACGCACGTCGCCGTCGTGTCGTCACTGATCCCCGGGTCGCTCGTCGTCGAGACCGATCGAGACCGACGCATCCTGTACCTGCACGTGATCGGGGTAAGGAACCGGGCCGATGTCGAGAAGCAGCGCGCCGGGGTGCTCACGTGGGAGCGCCGAGTCGTGCGTGCGCTGGGCGACCCCGCGCAGTACCGTGCCCTCAAGGCCGACCAGCGCGCCGGACTCGGATCGATGAAGGGCGGTGCCCGATGA
- a CDS encoding monovalent cation/H+ antiporter complex subunit F, producing the protein MNILLLLIMVVFGIAAILALIRIVRGPSILDRAVASDVLLTEVMCVLGAEMAINGHTRNIPVLLIIAAIGVFGSIAVARFVARRDNTTS; encoded by the coding sequence ATGAACATCCTGCTCCTGCTGATCATGGTGGTGTTCGGCATCGCCGCCATCCTCGCGCTCATCCGCATCGTGCGCGGTCCGTCGATCCTCGACCGTGCCGTCGCCTCCGACGTGCTCCTCACCGAGGTGATGTGCGTGCTCGGTGCGGAGATGGCCATCAACGGTCACACCCGCAACATCCCCGTGCTCCTCATCATCGCCGCGATCGGGGTGTTCGGCTCCATCGCCGTCGCCCGCTTCGTCGCGAGAAGGGACAACACGACCTCATGA
- the mnhG gene encoding monovalent cation/H(+) antiporter subunit G: MNVFGLMIPDAVIDVAVLVLILLGAVLCLSAAVGLLHFRDVPSRLHAATKPQVLGLLLICIAIALSQRSIGGILLGFVLVAPVVLMQFATAPLSAHMVGRQAYRNGTIEQRGLVADELAESKQTPPAAG; this comes from the coding sequence ATGAACGTCTTCGGTCTCATGATCCCGGATGCCGTCATCGACGTGGCCGTCCTGGTGCTGATCCTGCTCGGAGCCGTGCTCTGCCTGTCGGCTGCGGTGGGACTGCTGCACTTCCGCGACGTGCCGTCGCGGCTGCACGCGGCCACCAAGCCTCAGGTGCTCGGCCTGCTGCTCATCTGCATCGCCATCGCCCTGTCGCAGCGCTCGATCGGCGGCATCCTGCTCGGGTTCGTGCTGGTGGCCCCCGTGGTGCTGATGCAGTTCGCGACCGCCCCGCTCTCGGCGCACATGGTCGGCCGGCAGGCGTACCGCAACGGCACGATCGAGCAGCGCGGTCTCGTCGCGGACGAGCTGGCCGAGTCGAAGCAGACCCCGCCCGCCGCCGGCTGA
- a CDS encoding alpha/beta fold hydrolase — MPSSYLAPKGTIATLLEFEHGGATLIAESFGEGPHTYLLLHGIGMGRSVYLDVVQRLKGRVIALDLPGFGEAPEPTRTLTMERHADLVAAYLRHVDADPVVVIGHSMGSQIAAELAARHPELVEGVVLAGPTVNKAARNIGAQARYLLTDLVGERPLVIWRGAREYLRGGPHLIRKMRATIVHEPEDAFVRIECPVLVLRGESDPLAPMSWCREILDAIPGAELEVIPDHGHGTLISDSEPAARLIHEFAARL, encoded by the coding sequence GTGCCATCCAGTTACCTCGCCCCGAAGGGCACCATCGCCACCCTCCTGGAATTCGAGCACGGCGGTGCGACGCTCATCGCCGAGAGCTTCGGCGAGGGACCGCACACCTACCTGCTGCTGCACGGCATCGGGATGGGCCGCAGCGTCTACCTCGACGTCGTACAGCGCCTGAAGGGTCGCGTGATCGCGCTCGACCTGCCGGGTTTCGGCGAGGCGCCCGAGCCGACCCGCACACTCACCATGGAGCGGCACGCCGATCTCGTCGCGGCCTATCTGCGCCACGTGGACGCGGACCCGGTCGTCGTGATCGGCCACTCGATGGGCAGCCAGATCGCCGCGGAGCTCGCAGCCCGGCATCCCGAGCTCGTCGAGGGCGTGGTGCTGGCGGGCCCCACCGTGAACAAGGCGGCCCGCAACATCGGCGCCCAGGCGCGGTATCTGCTGACCGACCTGGTCGGCGAGCGGCCGCTCGTGATCTGGCGCGGAGCCCGGGAGTACCTGCGCGGCGGTCCGCACCTGATCCGCAAGATGCGCGCGACCATCGTGCACGAGCCGGAAGACGCCTTCGTGCGCATCGAGTGCCCGGTGCTGGTGCTGCGCGGGGAGAGCGATCCCCTCGCCCCGATGAGCTGGTGCCGTGAGATCCTCGACGCGATCCCCGGGGCCGAGCTCGAGGTCATCCCCGACCACGGTCACGGCACCCTGATCAGCGACTCCGAGCCCGCCGCGCGCCTCATCCACGAGTTCGCCGCACGCCTCTGA
- a CDS encoding penicillin acylase family protein, producing MTTDSQESTVPTRPSLGVRIGRIAFLVVAGLVVIAVAAAFFVTWTIQRSFPQTTGTVKLEGLRSEVTVQRDDLGIPTITADSTDDLFYAEGFVHAQDRFFEMDFRRHVTAGRVAEMFGESQAATDAFLRTLGWRKVAEAEVEAMDDTTRGYYEAYADGVNAYLASRSGAELSLEYAVLGIQNPDYAPEPWQPADSVAWLKAMAWDLRGNIEDETERSLLAADLSDGTDTAATADVLAKLYPDYPFDENPVIVPKISTVPALGTDAEPAAFAPSPSDDEVQQATTTVEWKETANVIEAASELVGDVGEGIGSNSWVVSGNLTESGMPLLANDPHLGASLPSVWYQVQLKCSTVDDDCPFDVGGFSFSGLPGIVIGHNQQVAWGFTNLTTDVTDLYVERIQGDEYWRDGALVPLEQSTETIKVAGGDDIELTIRSTVHGPIISGLTDDFTAIADDPEPALEEGTDAPTALPAPADDTEYAVSLRWTALDPGTTATAIFALSTAQDFEDFRYAASLFDVPAQNLIYADTDGNIGYQTPGRLPIRGAGDGWMPQPGWDSSYDWTGFIPFEKLPVSYNPGSGYIVTANNAIVTDDYSYFLSRDWDYGYRAARIAHLIERRAATAPLTAQDMRDIQMDDEMWIGKHLATAMSDVSVSGAGPTEAVELLLSWDAQNTASSAAAAYANVLWSNLVQNIFGKREQPLPIDGQGRLFTVVADMLEDPADPLWVNPQIDVDGMDAMLALSAEEAYDELSALQGTIVSRWNWGDLHAITLTSDTLGSSGIAPIEALFNRGPFPVSGGASVVNATGWDLGTSYATTTVPSMRMVIDLSDFDASTWNHLTGASGHAFHEHYIDQTADWAVGVQTPWAWSSHAVDGATADTLVLAPAG from the coding sequence ATGACGACCGATTCGCAGGAGTCCACCGTACCCACGCGCCCTTCCCTGGGCGTCCGCATCGGCCGGATCGCCTTCCTCGTCGTGGCCGGGCTCGTCGTCATCGCGGTGGCGGCGGCGTTCTTCGTGACCTGGACGATCCAGCGCTCGTTCCCGCAGACCACCGGCACGGTGAAGCTCGAGGGCCTCCGATCCGAGGTCACCGTGCAGCGCGACGACCTCGGCATCCCGACCATCACCGCCGACTCGACGGACGACCTGTTCTACGCCGAGGGGTTCGTGCACGCGCAGGACCGCTTCTTCGAGATGGACTTCCGCCGGCACGTCACCGCCGGCCGCGTCGCCGAGATGTTCGGCGAGTCCCAGGCCGCGACGGACGCTTTCCTGCGGACGCTCGGCTGGCGCAAGGTCGCCGAGGCGGAGGTCGAGGCGATGGACGACACCACGCGCGGCTACTACGAGGCCTACGCCGACGGGGTCAACGCCTACCTCGCCTCGCGCTCGGGAGCAGAGCTGTCGCTCGAGTATGCCGTCCTCGGCATACAGAACCCCGACTACGCCCCCGAGCCCTGGCAGCCCGCCGACTCGGTCGCCTGGCTGAAGGCCATGGCCTGGGACCTCCGCGGCAACATCGAGGACGAGACGGAGCGGTCGCTGCTGGCCGCCGATCTGAGCGACGGCACGGATACGGCCGCCACCGCCGACGTCCTCGCGAAGCTCTATCCCGACTACCCGTTCGATGAGAACCCGGTCATCGTGCCGAAGATCTCGACGGTACCCGCGCTCGGGACCGATGCCGAGCCCGCGGCCTTCGCGCCGTCCCCGTCGGATGACGAGGTCCAGCAGGCGACCACCACCGTGGAGTGGAAGGAGACGGCGAACGTCATCGAGGCGGCGAGCGAGCTCGTCGGCGATGTCGGCGAAGGCATCGGCTCGAACTCCTGGGTCGTCTCCGGCAACCTCACGGAGAGCGGCATGCCCCTGCTCGCGAACGACCCGCACCTCGGCGCGTCCCTGCCCTCGGTCTGGTACCAGGTGCAGCTGAAGTGCTCGACCGTCGACGACGACTGCCCGTTCGACGTGGGCGGCTTCTCCTTCTCGGGTCTCCCCGGCATCGTGATCGGCCACAACCAGCAGGTCGCGTGGGGGTTCACGAACCTCACCACCGACGTGACCGACCTGTACGTCGAGCGCATCCAGGGCGACGAGTACTGGCGCGACGGCGCGCTCGTCCCGCTCGAGCAGAGCACCGAGACGATCAAGGTCGCCGGGGGCGACGACATCGAGCTGACGATCCGCTCGACCGTGCACGGCCCCATCATCTCGGGGCTCACCGATGACTTCACCGCCATCGCCGACGATCCGGAGCCGGCGCTCGAGGAGGGCACCGACGCCCCCACCGCGCTCCCCGCCCCGGCCGACGACACCGAGTACGCCGTCAGCCTGCGCTGGACCGCGCTCGATCCCGGCACGACGGCGACGGCGATCTTCGCCCTCTCCACCGCCCAGGACTTCGAGGACTTCCGCTACGCCGCATCCCTCTTCGACGTGCCGGCGCAGAACCTCATCTACGCCGACACCGACGGAAACATCGGCTACCAGACGCCGGGTCGACTCCCGATCCGCGGGGCCGGCGATGGATGGATGCCACAGCCGGGTTGGGACAGCAGCTACGACTGGACGGGCTTCATCCCGTTCGAGAAGCTGCCGGTGTCCTACAACCCGGGCTCCGGGTACATCGTCACCGCGAACAACGCCATCGTGACCGACGACTACTCCTACTTCCTCTCGCGCGACTGGGACTACGGCTACCGCGCGGCGCGGATCGCCCACCTCATCGAGCGACGTGCCGCCACGGCACCGCTGACCGCGCAGGACATGCGCGACATCCAGATGGACGACGAGATGTGGATCGGCAAGCATCTGGCGACGGCGATGAGCGACGTCTCGGTGTCCGGTGCCGGGCCCACGGAGGCGGTCGAGCTGCTGCTCTCCTGGGACGCCCAGAACACCGCGTCCTCCGCGGCGGCCGCGTACGCGAACGTGCTGTGGTCGAACCTCGTGCAGAACATCTTCGGGAAGCGCGAGCAGCCCCTGCCCATCGACGGCCAGGGACGACTGTTCACCGTGGTCGCCGACATGCTCGAGGACCCGGCGGATCCGCTGTGGGTCAACCCGCAGATCGACGTGGACGGGATGGATGCCATGCTCGCCCTCTCGGCCGAAGAGGCGTACGACGAGCTCTCCGCACTGCAGGGCACGATCGTCTCGCGCTGGAACTGGGGCGACCTGCACGCCATCACCCTGACCAGCGACACGCTCGGCTCCTCCGGCATCGCCCCCATCGAGGCCCTGTTCAACCGCGGACCCTTCCCGGTGAGCGGCGGCGCCTCGGTGGTGAACGCGACCGGGTGGGATCTGGGCACCTCCTACGCCACGACCACCGTGCCGTCCATGCGCATGGTGATCGACCTGTCCGACTTCGACGCGTCCACCTGGAACCATCTCACCGGCGCATCCGGCCATGCCTTCCACGAGCACTACATCGACCAGACCGCGGACTGGGCGGTCGGCGTGCAGACGCCGTGGGCCTGGTCATCCCATGCCGTGGATGGCGCGACGGCGGACACGCTGGTGCTGGCGCCCGCCGGCTGA